GTTGATTGTCAGTTGGTaaacctttaacatgtttaatgtattttactaaataaaaaaatcttttcatataAAAGCTTTGTATTCAATTTCTACATAACTTTTTACCTGgcataaaaaattatcaaatggaTCAAAATGTAGTTTTCCTAGTGTGTTCCCATCACTAAACCAAATGTTTAAATGTTGTCTGTTTAAAACATCAACAATGAATGGCATTTCCCTTATATCATTTTCTAACTCTGGTAAATGGTTAGGGATTGATGAATACTCTAAATAAGCAGAGACATTTTTTACGACTCCATCAGAAACATTTTCTATTAGATCAACCAGTTCAGAAAATTTCATACTAAGAGTGGCTGGACGGACAACAACCAAGTCAGAAAACTCAAGTTGTTTATGTACAGCTTCtggaattttaaatgttttataattgtCCCACAGCTCTGAGGATTCAACTCCCTCAAATTCTCCTCTTGGTGTTAGTTTAATGTGAGCTTTGTTATCTCCATATTCTTCACGCAAGAATTTATTTGACCATTTTGTCATAGCAGGCCATGATTCCATAGCTCCTTCAATAATAACTGGTCTTGATAATTTGAGGTAGTcatgaaaaaaaacatcttttgatGGAACTTTTATTCTTTCACATTTTGGAATCTCATGTTGTTTTTGGTCAATATTTTTCTGAAATGATTTTGGATGTTCATGATTATCTTCACAGATTATGTTTTCTTTCTTATTAGTATTTTTATCACATGATCCATCAACAATTTCCTCTTGAAACACATAATTTGAAGTAACATCTGAGATGCTGGATACTGAAAACAAGTTCTTCAGAATTTCTTTTCTATGAAGACCTTCATAAGATACACTACCTTTTGCTGTTTGGTACGTATCACAATAGTTATTGATGAAATCTACTAATACATTGATTGACCTTGAACCTTTGTACACATTAACCTTTGGCATCAAAGGTTTTGCTGGAAGTAAACATGTTCTATCTACTTTTGATTTTGGAAATAAAACTATATCATTCACTGAAGGATGTTCTCGTTTTATTGTCTGTAGCGTTTGATTATTTTGCCACCTAAAGGATTTCAAATTGATGTACCCAAATTGTACATAAGGTTCTGATTGAAAAGAAACCTCAGACAACGACCGCAATAATTGCCCCGTATCCTCCGAGAGGAACACGTCATCACTATCGACAAGAACTGCCAGTAAGCAAGAATTTTCTAATAAATGAATTATTTCTCTTGGCTGAAACAGTTTTAGAGCTGAAGATATGTGAAAAAGAAATGTGAAAATGTATATGCAATTCGTTATCATGCTCTTTTCCTGCAAGAAAACATCAAAGTTAAAGATGTTGCCGGTTTTCATTTGTTGACATTCTGCAACAAGGTAGATAACTctaaattatgaaaatatcaaaatcGGTCAGGAAAAGTATCAGTGTGAAAATCCGGAAAAAATCATTCACACAACAACCcgttacacacaaaaaaaaaaaaagaagcccTCACAAAAGGTAAATTAACTAAATGCCGAAcccaaaggaaaattcaaaacgaaaaaggacttatcaaattgaaaaatcaaaaatcaaacacttcaaacgaatggaaaacaactgtcatattaatGACTTTGGCCAGTCTCCAAAATAGTTTACCTCATATACAAatttattccaattaaagggcccatgaATAGTAaagtaatttattacaatgatttttataattgttacaataatgttgacataaatcataaatatgaatttaactatttcaatTCTTAGATGTTAAACCACAGCCAGATCAGAGCCCGATGCACATCGATTTGAAAAAGGCATACCAATATATCAATtattaacaggcaaatattctcaacgtcttaaataaaacaattagttctctcagttccaaacatttattaatataaattacGATATTTTTAATAcctctaggttttcttgaataaaaagccAATTAAATTTGGCACTTGTGCTATAAAAATTTTTACAACctattaaaatatcataaaattaagttttcttaaaaagttataaaggggATACTGACATAAAAAATGTTCTTCGTCTTCAACTTTTTCTAAGGTGCATTTTTACATAATCTTTGCGATTTATCTATATGGGTTTTAGCATATCTATCTATCTCTACTTTTAGGGGGTGTGCACTTATTCTTATCTTGCACAGTGCTTGTCAGCAATGCAATCGTAATGTTTTGTCATTCGCATTGTTTCCATCAAAACTaattattcaatttaaaatatcgtaaaaaaatcttgttttaatCTCCATCATTCAAAGAGCCTTAAAGCGTTTATCTACAATTACAATTGCGATAAACACATTGTAGTT
Above is a window of Mytilus galloprovincialis chromosome 7, xbMytGall1.hap1.1, whole genome shotgun sequence DNA encoding:
- the LOC143082953 gene encoding jmjC domain-containing protein E-like — its product is MKTGNIFNFDVFLQEKSMITNCIYIFTFLFHISSALKLFQPREIIHLLENSCLLAVLVDSDDVFLSEDTGQLLRSLSEVSFQSEPYVQFGYINLKSFRWQNNQTLQTIKREHPSVNDIVLFPKSKVDRTCLLPAKPLMPKVNVYKGSRSINVLVDFINNYCDTYQTAKGSVSYEGLHRKEILKNLFSVSSISDVTSNYVFQEEIVDGSCDKNTNKKENIICEDNHEHPKSFQKNIDQKQHEIPKCERIKVPSKDVFFHDYLKLSRPVIIEGAMESWPAMTKWSNKFLREEYGDNKAHIKLTPRGEFEGVESSELWDNYKTFKIPEAVHKQLEFSDLVVVRPATLSMKFSELVDLIENVSDGVVKNVSAYLEYSSIPNHLPELENDIREMPFIVDVLNRQHLNIWFSDGNTLGKLHFDPFDNFLCQISGQKQVLLFEPHDNTRLYEAHIPEAMLAYNHYTKQFTRNQLAQSTSMVMSPVDIKKVDLKRFPKFASTYPLNCTLNEGDVLFMPSFWWHEVQSAPNRKEKRNLAVNYWYEPFLIKEFPCPTCKLDVNPKYRHLL